The Fusobacterium necrophorum subsp. necrophorum genome has a window encoding:
- a CDS encoding urocanate hydratase — MKNQDIFHAMTIKLEACDIPKEIPKMDPSIRRAPKRVVALTEDDIKLALKNALRYIPEEFHEMLAPEFLEELMEHGRIYGYRFRPEGRIYGKPIEEYKGNCTDAKAIQVMIDNNLDFAIALYPYELVTYGETGQVCQNWMQYRLIKKYLEHMTQDQTLVMASGHPTGLFHSNPYAPRVIITNGLMVGLFDDYDNWARGAAIGVTNYGQMTAGGWMYIGPQGIVHGTYSTILNAGRLFCGVPANGDLQGKLFVTSGLGGMSGAQGKAAVIAKGVAIVAEVDISRIHTRLEQGWVNRIAESPEEAFQIAHEKLVAKEAYAIAFHGNVVDLLEYADAHNEHIDLLSDQTSCHAVYDGGYCPVGISFEERTRLLAEDRKTFRELVDKTLKRHYEVIKRLTSKGVYFFDYGNSFLKAIYDTGIKEISKNGRDDKAGFIFPSYVEDILGPELFDYGYGPFRWCCLSGKHEDLLKTDHAALELVDPNRRYQDRDNYVWIQDADKNNLVVGTQCRIFYQDAMSRTAIALKFNDMVRKGEIGPVMLGRDHHDVSGTDSPFRETSNIKDGSNIMADMATQCFAGNAARGMTMVALHNGGGVGIGKSINGGFGMVLDGSLRVDEILKQAMPWDVMGGVARRAWARNPHSIETVMEYNRKNQGTDHITLPYIASDDLVNGLVEKFLKK; from the coding sequence ATGAAAAATCAAGATATATTTCATGCTATGACAATAAAATTAGAAGCTTGTGATATTCCGAAAGAAATTCCTAAAATGGATCCCAGTATTCGAAGAGCTCCTAAAAGAGTGGTAGCATTAACGGAAGATGATATTAAACTGGCGTTAAAAAATGCTTTACGTTATATTCCGGAAGAGTTTCATGAAATGTTGGCTCCCGAATTTTTGGAAGAATTGATGGAACATGGAAGAATTTACGGATATCGTTTTCGACCGGAAGGAAGAATTTATGGAAAACCGATTGAAGAATACAAAGGGAATTGTACGGATGCGAAAGCAATTCAAGTGATGATTGATAACAATTTGGATTTTGCCATTGCCTTATATCCTTATGAATTGGTAACCTATGGAGAAACAGGACAGGTTTGTCAAAACTGGATGCAATATCGATTGATCAAAAAATATTTGGAACATATGACACAAGATCAAACTTTGGTTATGGCATCAGGGCATCCGACCGGATTGTTCCATTCCAATCCCTATGCTCCGAGAGTGATTATTACGAACGGACTTATGGTAGGTTTGTTTGATGATTATGACAACTGGGCAAGAGGGGCTGCTATCGGAGTGACCAATTATGGACAAATGACGGCGGGGGGTTGGATGTATATCGGACCGCAAGGAATTGTACACGGAACCTATTCTACGATTTTAAATGCGGGAAGATTGTTCTGCGGAGTGCCGGCAAATGGAGATTTACAAGGAAAATTATTTGTGACTTCAGGACTGGGAGGAATGAGTGGAGCTCAAGGAAAAGCAGCCGTGATTGCAAAAGGAGTTGCCATTGTAGCGGAGGTCGATATTTCCAGAATTCATACTCGTTTGGAACAGGGTTGGGTCAATCGAATTGCAGAAAGTCCGGAGGAAGCCTTCCAAATTGCCCATGAAAAATTAGTGGCAAAAGAGGCCTATGCGATTGCGTTCCACGGTAATGTTGTTGATTTATTGGAATATGCCGATGCACACAATGAGCATATCGATTTATTGTCGGATCAAACTTCCTGTCATGCTGTGTATGACGGAGGATATTGTCCGGTAGGAATTTCTTTTGAAGAAAGAACGAGATTGCTGGCGGAAGATAGAAAAACATTCCGGGAATTGGTGGATAAAACCTTAAAACGTCACTATGAAGTGATTAAGAGATTAACATCCAAAGGAGTGTACTTCTTTGACTATGGAAATTCTTTCTTGAAGGCAATCTATGATACGGGAATTAAAGAAATTTCTAAAAATGGAAGAGATGACAAGGCAGGATTTATTTTCCCATCCTATGTGGAAGATATTTTAGGACCGGAATTATTCGACTATGGATATGGACCTTTCCGATGGTGCTGTTTATCCGGAAAGCATGAAGATTTACTTAAGACAGACCATGCAGCTTTGGAATTGGTGGACCCGAACAGAAGATATCAGGATCGGGATAACTATGTATGGATTCAAGACGCGGATAAAAATAATTTAGTGGTAGGAACACAATGCAGGATTTTCTATCAAGATGCGATGAGCAGAACAGCCATTGCCTTAAAATTCAATGACATGGTTCGAAAAGGAGAAATCGGACCGGTTATGTTAGGAAGAGATCACCATGATGTATCAGGAACGGACTCTCCATTTAGAGAAACGTCCAATATCAAAGACGGAAGTAATATTATGGCGGATATGGCGACCCAATGTTTTGCAGGAAACGCTGCTCGTGGAATGACCATGGTTGCTCTTCATAATGGAGGAGGAGTTGGAATCGGAAAATCTATCAACGGCGGTTTTGGAATGGTTTTAGATGGAAGCTTGCGAGTGGACGAAATTTTGAAACAAGCAATGCCTTGGGACGTTATGGGAGGAGTTGCCAGAAGAGCTTGGGCAAGAAATCCTCATTCTATTGAAACTGTGATGGAATATAATCGCAAGAATCAAGGAACAGACCACATTACCTTGCCTTATATCGCTTCTGACGATTTAGTCAATGGATTGGTAGAAAAGTTTTTGAAAAAGTAG
- a CDS encoding ROK family protein, which produces MYQKEIKKNNETIIFEYIYNRKQGFSIAEVCQSLNLTFPTVKRILEDFLEKDMLIQSRKHSHGVGRKGMEYTYNHDFCYSIGVRISEEYIYLIFTNSVGKALCHSKVKLSSPPKDMISFLESTICLFIQQIKKEKREKIVGIGISIPGIFNQESKMIEFKINHFSSFVALQELQKNIPYPIYIENESNLSAIAEAVLGKYLNLSEFTVLTINKNIGSSHFVRREQDRNFYFKAGRIHHMIVHQHGRKCYCGSKGCLGSYISIKALLQDVQEVFPEITEIKTFFQDEYRETEEGKQLLDEYLEYLAAGIQNLLFLSNPEKIIISGMICDFQDYLYTKLLDKIYHSGHIFFRGRDTVVFSSFHENSSLIGAALFPIVDSMF; this is translated from the coding sequence ATGTATCAAAAGGAAATCAAGAAAAATAATGAAACTATTATTTTTGAATATATATATAATCGAAAACAAGGTTTTTCTATTGCTGAAGTATGTCAAAGTTTGAATTTAACATTTCCAACCGTCAAACGTATCTTGGAAGACTTTCTGGAAAAAGATATGTTAATCCAATCTAGAAAACATTCTCACGGTGTGGGAAGAAAAGGTATGGAATATACCTACAATCATGATTTTTGCTATTCTATCGGAGTGCGGATTTCCGAAGAGTATATATATCTCATATTTACCAACAGTGTAGGAAAAGCTCTGTGTCATTCTAAAGTCAAACTATCATCTCCGCCAAAAGATATGATTTCTTTTTTGGAAAGTACTATCTGCCTGTTTATTCAACAAATAAAAAAAGAAAAAAGAGAAAAAATAGTAGGAATCGGCATCTCAATTCCGGGAATTTTTAATCAGGAAAGCAAGATGATTGAATTTAAAATCAATCATTTTTCTTCTTTTGTAGCTTTACAGGAGCTACAAAAAAATATTCCCTATCCCATTTATATTGAAAATGAATCCAACCTCTCTGCGATTGCGGAAGCAGTATTGGGAAAATATTTAAATCTTTCAGAATTCACGGTTTTGACTATCAACAAAAATATAGGAAGTTCCCATTTCGTCCGCCGAGAACAAGACAGAAACTTTTACTTTAAAGCGGGAAGAATCCATCATATGATAGTCCATCAACATGGAAGAAAATGTTACTGTGGGAGTAAAGGGTGCTTGGGAAGTTATATTTCTATCAAAGCCTTGTTGCAAGATGTTCAGGAAGTCTTTCCGGAAATAACGGAAATTAAAACTTTTTTCCAAGATGAATATCGAGAGACGGAGGAAGGAAAGCAACTGTTGGATGAATATCTTGAATATTTGGCTGCCGGGATTCAAAATCTTCTTTTTCTGTCCAATCCTGAAAAAATTATTATCAGCGGAATGATATGTGATTTTCAAGACTATCTTTATACAAAGCTCTTAGATAAGATTTATCATTCGGGACATATCTTCTTCCGTGGAAGAGACACGGTTGTTTTCTCTTCTTTTCACGAAAATTCCAGTTTAATCGGTGCAGCACTTTTTCCTATTGTTGACAGTATGTTTTAA
- a CDS encoding YjiH family protein — protein sequence MSKNKNVAMSKFIFCSLFGIFMFFVPISIEGKSSIPLDHIVSWILKIPYYRETYGLILCFLGVILPFWKGTWNKSRVKMIFSIINIAALPFILMAVFHIGPEALLEKDMIPFIYSKIVVPVTTIVPVGSVFLAFIISYGLMEFVGVFMRPIMKPIFKTPGRSAIDAVASFVGSYSIALLITNGVYREGKYTSKEACIIATGFSTVSATFMIIVAKTLGFMENHWLAYFWTTVFVTFLVTAITARIYPLSQKSDMYFQGIQGNIEQDVPKNKWNIALQEAIRVSENAPTILENTKINLLEGFKLAFNMAPSLMAVGTLGLILAKYTPLFDVVGYIFYPFTLLIGISEPLLAAKALAMSIAEMFLPAVPVAEASMATKFIVGVSCVSEILFFSASIPCMLSTDIPLTMKDYFIIWFERVALSILITAPFAYLIFG from the coding sequence ATGAGTAAAAATAAAAATGTAGCGATGAGTAAATTTATTTTTTGTAGTTTGTTTGGTATTTTTATGTTTTTTGTTCCGATTTCCATAGAAGGAAAGAGTTCCATTCCTTTGGATCATATCGTAAGTTGGATTTTAAAGATTCCTTATTACAGAGAGACTTATGGTTTGATTTTGTGCTTTCTGGGAGTGATTCTTCCGTTTTGGAAAGGAACATGGAATAAAAGTAGAGTGAAAATGATATTTTCTATCATAAACATTGCCGCTCTTCCTTTTATTCTCATGGCAGTCTTTCATATAGGACCGGAAGCCTTGTTGGAAAAGGATATGATACCGTTTATCTATTCTAAAATTGTTGTTCCTGTGACGACAATTGTCCCTGTCGGTTCTGTATTTTTGGCATTTATTATTTCTTATGGATTAATGGAGTTTGTTGGAGTTTTCATGCGACCTATTATGAAACCGATTTTTAAAACTCCCGGACGTTCTGCAATTGATGCGGTTGCTTCCTTTGTGGGGTCGTATTCTATTGCTCTTTTGATTACAAACGGTGTCTATCGGGAAGGAAAATATACTTCGAAGGAAGCCTGTATTATTGCAACGGGATTTTCCACCGTTTCAGCAACTTTTATGATTATTGTGGCAAAAACTCTTGGTTTTATGGAGAATCATTGGTTAGCTTATTTTTGGACCACCGTTTTTGTTACCTTTTTGGTAACAGCCATTACTGCCAGGATTTATCCTCTATCTCAAAAATCGGATATGTATTTTCAAGGAATTCAAGGAAATATTGAGCAAGATGTACCTAAAAATAAATGGAATATTGCTTTACAGGAAGCAATACGGGTTAGTGAAAATGCTCCCACTATTCTTGAAAATACAAAAATAAATTTGTTGGAAGGCTTTAAATTAGCATTCAATATGGCTCCTTCCTTAATGGCTGTTGGAACCTTAGGACTTATTTTAGCAAAATATACTCCTTTATTTGATGTTGTCGGATATATCTTCTATCCTTTTACTTTACTGATTGGAATATCAGAACCATTACTAGCAGCAAAGGCTCTTGCCATGAGTATTGCGGAAATGTTTTTACCGGCAGTTCCTGTTGCGGAAGCGTCTATGGCAACAAAGTTTATTGTAGGTGTAAGTTGTGTATCGGAAATACTGTTTTTTAGTGCCTCTATTCCCTGTATGTTATCTACAGATATTCCATTAACAATGAAGGATTATTTTATCATTTGGTTTGAGAGGGTCGCTTTGTCCATTCTTATTACCGCTCCTTTTGCTTATTTGATTTTCGGGTGA
- the hutH gene encoding histidine ammonia-lyase: protein MELVLGSNKITLEDLVNVTRRGYKVKISEEAYEKIDRARALVDKYVEEGKVSYGITTGFGKFAEVTISKEETGQLQKNIIMSHSCSVGNPMPEDIARGIVLLRAVNLAKGYSGVRRVIVETLVDMLNKNVTPWIPEKGSVGSSGDLSPLAHMSLVLLGMGKAYYEGELLDGKTAMERAGIPILPSLSSKEGLALTNGTQSLTSVGAHVLYDAINLSKHLDIAASMTMEGLHGIIDAYDARIAEVRGQEGQIRTAENMRKILDGSQNVTKQGEERVQDSYVLRCIPQIHGASKDTLEYVKHKVEIEINAVTDNPLIFVDTDEVISGGNFHGQPMALPFDFLGIALAEMANVSERRIEKMVNPAINHGLPAFLVEKGGLNSGFMIVQYSAAALVSENKVLAHPASVDSIPTSANQEDHVSMGSIAAKKSKDILENVRNVIGMELITACQAIDLKGAKEKLSKVTRAAYEEVRKQVPYVDVDRESYVDIHKAEEIIKTNVIVEAVEKIVGGMY from the coding sequence TTGGAATTAGTATTAGGAAGCAACAAGATTACTTTGGAAGATTTAGTGAATGTGACACGACGGGGATATAAAGTTAAAATTTCGGAGGAAGCCTATGAAAAAATTGATCGGGCAAGAGCTTTGGTTGATAAGTATGTGGAAGAGGGAAAGGTTTCTTATGGAATTACAACCGGTTTTGGAAAGTTTGCTGAAGTGACCATTTCAAAAGAAGAGACTGGGCAATTACAAAAAAATATTATTATGAGTCACTCTTGTAGTGTGGGAAATCCGATGCCGGAAGATATTGCCAGAGGAATTGTTTTATTGAGAGCCGTGAATTTGGCAAAAGGATATTCGGGTGTCAGAAGAGTGATAGTGGAAACTTTGGTGGATATGTTAAACAAAAACGTAACTCCGTGGATCCCTGAAAAAGGCTCTGTCGGATCCTCCGGGGATTTATCTCCATTGGCACATATGTCTTTGGTATTATTAGGAATGGGAAAGGCCTATTATGAGGGAGAATTATTGGATGGAAAAACAGCCATGGAAAGAGCGGGAATTCCAATTTTACCATCTTTATCTTCGAAAGAGGGCTTGGCTTTGACCAACGGAACACAATCTTTGACTTCTGTCGGAGCCCACGTCCTATACGATGCGATAAACTTGTCAAAACATCTTGACATTGCCGCTTCTATGACGATGGAGGGCTTACATGGAATTATAGATGCTTATGATGCAAGAATTGCAGAAGTAAGAGGACAAGAAGGACAAATACGAACAGCAGAGAATATGAGAAAAATTTTGGACGGAAGCCAAAATGTTACCAAACAAGGAGAGGAAAGAGTTCAAGATTCTTATGTCTTGAGATGTATTCCTCAAATTCATGGAGCCAGCAAGGATACTTTGGAATATGTAAAACATAAGGTAGAAATTGAAATCAATGCCGTAACAGATAATCCACTAATTTTTGTGGATACGGATGAAGTAATTTCCGGAGGAAACTTCCATGGACAACCTATGGCATTGCCATTTGATTTTTTAGGAATTGCTTTGGCGGAAATGGCAAATGTTTCGGAACGAAGAATTGAAAAAATGGTAAATCCCGCTATTAATCACGGATTACCGGCATTTTTAGTGGAAAAGGGCGGATTGAATTCCGGATTTATGATTGTACAATACAGTGCAGCTGCTTTAGTATCGGAAAATAAAGTATTGGCTCATCCAGCTTCTGTCGATTCGATTCCTACTTCTGCGAACCAAGAAGACCATGTGTCTATGGGATCAATTGCGGCAAAAAAATCAAAAGATATTTTGGAAAATGTAAGAAATGTGATTGGAATGGAATTGATTACCGCCTGTCAAGCCATTGATTTGAAAGGGGCAAAAGAAAAATTATCCAAAGTAACACGAGCTGCCTATGAGGAAGTGAGAAAACAGGTTCCTTATGTAGATGTGGACAGAGAAAGCTATGTGGACATCCATAAGGCGGAAGAAATTATTAAGACAAATGTGATTGTAGAAGCAGTAGAAAAGATAGTAGGAGGGATGTATTAA
- a CDS encoding AAA family ATPase, which produces MSKKIPIGISNFKVLRENGYYYFDKTKFIESVIEQFGKSLLFTRPRRFGKTLNMSMLGYFFDIVNAEENRNLFKDLYIEKTDSFRCQGQYPVIYISLKDLKLDSFEETIEELKNLIAELYEEHLDILENLSSFNRDIFNHILTRNTNMVELRNSLKFLSKILKDYYGKNVILIIDEYDTPIVSAYEYGYYEEAITFFRPFLSSVLKDNEYLQMGVMTGILRVAKEGIFSGLNNLSVYTILDNDYSEFFGLTEMEVEKSLTDYQMDYRMDDVKEWYDGYQFGDSEIYNPWSILNFLSSKKLESYWINTSDNYLIKKILNNSDDILIEELRELFNYQFLEKSIDKSSNMVDLRNKKEIWQLLLFSGYVTIEKKTETTPDSYSLKIVNKEVHNFFKKTFIDSYLADESLFTKMMISLFEKNLEAFEKSLQKILLLSFSYYDGGKEEKFYHNLILGMILYLDRRYKVCSNKEIGLGRYDIVLEPKHGKDTAYIFEFKVAKAREGLEEKAKEALKQIKEQKYDVDLKAKGYNILYVGMAFCGKEVKVKYL; this is translated from the coding sequence ATGTCAAAGAAAATACCAATAGGAATCAGTAATTTTAAAGTACTCAGAGAAAATGGATATTACTATTTTGATAAAACAAAATTTATTGAAAGTGTCATAGAACAATTTGGGAAATCTTTACTTTTCACAAGACCAAGAAGATTCGGAAAAACTTTGAATATGTCTATGCTTGGATATTTTTTTGACATAGTGAATGCCGAAGAAAATAGAAATTTATTTAAAGATTTGTATATTGAAAAAACAGATAGTTTTAGATGTCAAGGACAGTACCCTGTAATTTATATTTCTTTAAAAGATTTAAAATTAGATTCATTTGAAGAAACGATTGAGGAATTAAAAAATTTAATCGCTGAACTTTATGAGGAACATCTTGATATACTAGAAAATTTAAGCAGTTTCAATCGAGATATTTTTAATCATATATTAACGAGAAATACGAATATGGTTGAACTTAGAAACTCTTTAAAGTTTCTTTCAAAAATTTTAAAAGATTACTATGGAAAGAATGTAATTTTAATCATAGATGAATATGATACTCCAATAGTGTCAGCCTACGAATATGGTTATTATGAGGAAGCTATTACCTTCTTTAGACCTTTTCTAAGTTCAGTGTTAAAAGACAATGAATACTTACAAATGGGAGTGATGACAGGAATATTAAGAGTAGCAAAAGAAGGAATATTCTCAGGACTTAATAATCTTTCCGTTTATACTATTTTAGATAATGACTATTCAGAGTTTTTTGGTTTAACGGAAATGGAAGTAGAAAAATCTTTAACTGATTATCAAATGGATTATAGAATGGATGATGTGAAAGAATGGTATGACGGATATCAATTTGGAGATAGTGAGATTTATAACCCATGGTCAATTTTAAATTTTTTATCCAGCAAAAAACTAGAGAGTTACTGGATAAACACATCAGATAATTATTTAATCAAAAAAATATTAAATAATAGTGATGATATTTTAATAGAGGAATTAAGAGAACTATTTAATTATCAATTTCTTGAGAAATCTATTGATAAATCATCAAATATGGTAGACTTGAGGAACAAAAAAGAAATATGGCAACTTTTACTATTTAGTGGATATGTAACAATTGAGAAGAAAACAGAAACTACTCCAGATTCCTATTCATTGAAGATAGTGAATAAAGAAGTCCATAATTTCTTTAAAAAGACATTTATAGATAGCTACTTGGCTGATGAAAGTCTGTTTACTAAAATGATGATAAGCCTTTTTGAGAAAAATTTAGAAGCATTTGAGAAGTCTTTACAAAAAATTTTACTTTTAAGCTTTAGCTACTATGATGGAGGCAAAGAAGAAAAATTTTATCATAATTTAATACTTGGAATGATTTTGTATTTAGATAGAAGATATAAAGTTTGCTCAAATAAGGAAATTGGTCTTGGTCGATATGACATTGTATTAGAGCCTAAGCATGGAAAGGATACAGCGTATATCTTTGAATTTAAAGTTGCAAAGGCTAGGGAAGGCTTAGAAGAGAAAGCCAAGGAAGCCTTAAAGCAAATAAAAGAACAAAAATATGATGTTGATTTAAAAGCAAAAGGATACAATATTTTATATGTTGGAATGGCTTTTTGTGGAAAAGAAGTTAAAGTAAAGTATTTATAA